The nucleotide window GAATTATGAATCCAGCTCCATTCCCTGACAAACCTGATTACGAAGTCGATTTTCCAATCGAACGCGTAGAAGCCGAACACGTCTCGCGCCGCGAATTCGCGAAGTTTTTATGTTTGGTTTCCGGCGGCATGGCGGTTGGCAGTGGCTGGGTCGCCGTCAAAGATAAAATCTTCCCCCGTCGCCAACTGGAGGGGGAACTCTTCGTCTGCAACACATCGGAAGTCCCGCTTGGCGGCACCCGCGGATTTACGGCGCCGGGATCGAAGACTCCTTATATCCTGATCCACCTCAACGATGGAACCTGGCGCGCGTACGAGCAGAAATGCACGCATCTGTCCTGCGCGGTTTATTACCAGCCCAAGGCCGACAAGATCGAGTGTCCCTGCCACAATGGCTGGTTCGACGCCCGCACAGGCGCTGTCCTGCAAGGCCCGCCGCCGCGTCCGCTTCCGCATTTGGAAGTTATTTTGAAAGACGAAAACATCTACGTCAGGGAACCCCATGCGGCGTGAATTATGAGCACCTTTCGTGAAGCTCAACGGCAGGCGCACCCTTCCAAGACTAATACGCTGTTGCTCGGTGTGATTTGCGTGTTGATCCTCATCCTCACCCTGCAAATCTGGCTCCTGACCGCAGCCTTGAACCAGTCCCTTGAAGGCGGCAATATGTTGAAATGGCTGGCCTTTTGGGCGTCACTTGCGCTTTTCCTGAGCGGCGCCGCCCTGTTGCAATATCTTCCCACCCCG belongs to Candidatus Methylacidiphilales bacterium and includes:
- a CDS encoding Rieske (2Fe-2S) protein, which gives rise to MNPAPFPDKPDYEVDFPIERVEAEHVSRREFAKFLCLVSGGMAVGSGWVAVKDKIFPRRQLEGELFVCNTSEVPLGGTRGFTAPGSKTPYILIHLNDGTWRAYEQKCTHLSCAVYYQPKADKIECPCHNGWFDARTGAVLQGPPPRPLPHLEVILKDENIYVREPHAA